A stretch of the Serratia marcescens genome encodes the following:
- the ileS gene encoding isoleucine--tRNA ligase: MSDYKNTLNLPETGFPMRGDLAKREPGMLQRWYEQDLYGIIRTAKKGKKTFILHDGPPYANGSIHIGHSVNKILKDIIIKSKGMAGFDSPYVPGWDCHGLPIELKVEQLYGKPGEKLTAAEFRQKCREYAAEQVEGQKKDFIRLGVLGDWDRPYLTMDFKTEANIIRALGKIISNGHLLKGAKPVHWCTDCGSSLAEAEVEYYDKTSPSIDVSFHAADAAAVAAKFGVSHFSGAISLVIWTTTPWTLPANRAISLHPDFTYQLVQVDGQCLILAAELVESVMKRAGITEWTVLGSCKGADLELLRFKHPFMDFDVPAILGEHVTLDAGTGAVHTAPGHGPDDFVIGQKYGLEVANPVGPNGCYLTGTYPLLDGKFVFKANDLIVDLLREKGALLHVEKFLHSYPCCWRHKTPIIFRATPQWFVSMDQKGLRQQSLEEIKGVQWIPDWGQARIEMMVANRPDWCISRQRTWGVPMSLFVHKETEQLHPRTVELMEEVAKRVEQDGIQAWWDLDAADILGAEAADYVKVPDTLDVWFDSGSTHASVVDVRPEFQGHSADMYLEGSDQHRGWFMSSLMISTAMKGKAPYKEVLTHGFTVDGQGRKMSKSIGNTVSPQDVMNKLGGDILRLWVASTDYTGEIAVSDEILKRSADSYRRIRNTARFLLANLNGFEPSTDCVAPEDMVVLDRWAVGRALAAQQDIEQAYANYDFHEVVQRLMQFCSVEMGSFYLDIIKDRQYTAKSDSVARRSCQTALYHIVEALVRWMAPIMSFTADEIWGFMPGKRAQYVFTEEWYDGLFGLAEGEPMNDAFWAELLKVRGEVNKVLEQARADKRLGGSLEAAVTLYADSELAARLNSLQDELRFVLLTSAASVAPLADAPADAQASELLKGLKIAFSTAPGEKCPRCWHYTTDIGLVAEHADICGRCVSNVAGDGEKRNFA, translated from the coding sequence ATGAGTGACTACAAGAATACCCTGAACTTGCCGGAAACAGGGTTCCCGATGCGCGGCGATCTCGCCAAGCGCGAGCCTGGCATGCTGCAACGTTGGTATGAACAGGATCTGTACGGGATTATTCGTACTGCCAAAAAGGGCAAAAAAACCTTCATTTTGCATGACGGTCCTCCGTATGCGAACGGCAGCATTCATATTGGTCACTCGGTTAACAAGATTCTCAAAGACATTATCATCAAGTCGAAAGGGATGGCCGGCTTCGACTCGCCTTATGTGCCGGGCTGGGACTGCCACGGCCTGCCGATCGAACTGAAGGTTGAACAGCTGTACGGCAAGCCGGGCGAGAAGCTGACGGCGGCCGAGTTTCGCCAGAAGTGCCGCGAGTACGCGGCCGAGCAGGTTGAAGGCCAGAAGAAGGACTTCATCCGCCTGGGCGTGCTGGGCGACTGGGATCGTCCATACCTGACGATGGACTTTAAAACCGAAGCCAACATCATCCGCGCGCTGGGCAAGATCATCAGCAACGGCCACCTGCTGAAAGGCGCCAAGCCGGTTCACTGGTGCACCGACTGCGGATCGTCGCTGGCGGAAGCGGAAGTGGAGTACTACGACAAGACTTCGCCGTCGATCGACGTGAGCTTCCATGCGGCCGACGCGGCTGCCGTGGCGGCCAAGTTCGGCGTGAGCCACTTCAGCGGCGCCATCTCTCTGGTTATCTGGACCACCACCCCGTGGACCCTGCCGGCCAACCGCGCGATCTCGCTGCATCCGGACTTCACCTATCAACTGGTGCAGGTTGACGGCCAGTGCCTGATCCTGGCGGCCGAGCTGGTGGAAAGCGTGATGAAACGCGCCGGCATCACCGAATGGACGGTGCTGGGCAGCTGCAAAGGCGCCGATCTGGAGCTGCTGCGCTTCAAACACCCGTTCATGGACTTCGACGTGCCGGCGATCCTCGGCGAGCACGTAACGCTGGACGCCGGTACCGGTGCGGTGCACACCGCGCCAGGCCACGGCCCGGACGACTTCGTGATCGGCCAGAAATACGGCCTGGAAGTGGCCAACCCGGTAGGGCCAAACGGCTGCTACCTGACCGGCACCTACCCGCTGCTGGACGGCAAGTTCGTCTTCAAGGCCAACGATCTGATCGTCGACCTGCTGCGTGAGAAAGGCGCGCTGCTGCACGTCGAGAAGTTCCTGCACAGCTATCCGTGCTGCTGGCGCCACAAGACGCCGATCATCTTCCGCGCCACGCCGCAATGGTTCGTCAGCATGGATCAGAAAGGCCTGCGTCAGCAGTCGCTGGAAGAGATCAAAGGCGTGCAGTGGATCCCGGATTGGGGCCAGGCGCGCATCGAAATGATGGTAGCCAATCGTCCGGACTGGTGCATCTCGCGTCAGCGCACTTGGGGCGTGCCGATGTCGCTGTTCGTGCACAAAGAAACCGAGCAGCTGCACCCGCGCACCGTTGAGCTGATGGAAGAAGTGGCCAAGCGCGTCGAGCAAGACGGCATTCAGGCCTGGTGGGATCTGGACGCGGCCGACATCCTCGGCGCGGAAGCCGCCGACTACGTGAAAGTGCCGGATACGCTGGACGTGTGGTTCGATTCCGGTTCCACCCATGCCTCTGTGGTTGACGTGCGTCCTGAGTTCCAGGGCCACAGCGCCGACATGTATCTGGAAGGCTCCGACCAACACCGCGGCTGGTTCATGTCATCGCTGATGATCTCCACCGCGATGAAAGGCAAGGCGCCTTATAAAGAAGTGCTGACTCACGGCTTCACCGTCGATGGCCAGGGCCGCAAGATGTCCAAGTCGATCGGCAACACCGTCAGCCCGCAGGACGTGATGAACAAGCTGGGCGGCGACATCCTGCGTCTGTGGGTGGCATCGACCGATTACACCGGCGAGATCGCGGTCTCCGACGAGATCCTCAAGCGTTCCGCCGACTCCTATCGCCGCATCCGCAACACCGCGCGCTTCCTGCTGGCCAACCTGAACGGGTTCGAGCCGAGCACCGACTGCGTGGCGCCGGAAGACATGGTGGTGTTGGATCGCTGGGCGGTCGGCCGTGCGCTGGCTGCGCAGCAGGATATCGAACAGGCTTACGCCAACTACGATTTCCACGAAGTGGTGCAGCGTCTGATGCAGTTCTGCTCGGTCGAGATGGGCTCCTTCTACCTGGATATCATCAAGGATCGTCAGTACACCGCGAAGAGCGACAGCGTCGCTCGTCGCAGCTGCCAGACCGCGCTGTATCACATCGTGGAAGCGCTGGTGCGCTGGATGGCGCCGATCATGTCGTTCACTGCGGACGAGATCTGGGGCTTCATGCCGGGCAAACGCGCGCAGTACGTGTTCACCGAAGAGTGGTACGACGGCCTGTTCGGGCTGGCGGAAGGCGAGCCGATGAACGACGCTTTCTGGGCCGAGCTGCTGAAAGTGCGCGGTGAAGTGAACAAGGTGCTGGAGCAAGCGCGTGCCGACAAACGCCTCGGCGGTTCGCTGGAAGCGGCGGTGACGCTGTATGCCGACAGCGAGCTGGCGGCACGCCTGAACAGCCTGCAGGATGAGCTGCGCTTTGTGCTGCTGACCTCTGCGGCAAGCGTTGCGCCATTGGCGGATGCGCCGGCCGACGCGCAGGCTTCTGAGCTGCTGAAAGGGCTGAAGATCGCCTTCAGCACGGCGCCGGGTGAGAAGTGCCCGCGCTGCTGGCATTACACCACCGATATCGGCCTGGTGGCGGAGCACGCAGATATCTGCGGCCGCTGTGTGAGCAACGTCGCCGGTGACGGCGAGAAGCGTAACTTTGCCTGA
- the ribF gene encoding bifunctional riboflavin kinase/FAD synthetase, translated as MELIRGIHNIRARHHGCVLTIGNFDGVHRGHQALLEQLKQEGQRLGLPVMVMIFEPQPLEMFAADKAPARLTRLRDKANYLAQAGVDYLLCVKFDPRFAANTAQAFVAELLVEKLGVKFLMVGDDFRFGAGRQGDFPLLQQAGKEYGFEVVSTPTFREGDRRISSTAIRTALSEDDLPLAETLLGHRYSISGRVVHGDELGRTIGFPTANLPLKRLVAPVKGVYAVEVYGLGPQPLPGVANIGTRPTVAGVRQQLEVHLLDVTMDLYGRHIEVVLRAKLRNEQRFASLDALKQQIANDVVTARKFFGLKTLV; from the coding sequence ATGGAGCTAATTCGCGGCATTCACAATATCCGGGCGCGCCACCATGGTTGCGTGCTCACCATCGGCAACTTCGACGGCGTGCATCGCGGTCATCAGGCGTTGCTGGAGCAGTTGAAGCAAGAAGGGCAACGCCTCGGGCTGCCGGTGATGGTCATGATCTTTGAGCCGCAGCCGCTGGAGATGTTCGCCGCAGACAAGGCGCCGGCCCGCTTGACGCGCTTGCGCGACAAGGCCAACTATCTGGCGCAGGCGGGCGTCGATTACCTGCTGTGCGTCAAGTTCGATCCGCGTTTTGCCGCCAACACCGCACAGGCGTTCGTCGCCGAGCTGCTGGTGGAAAAACTGGGCGTCAAATTCCTGATGGTTGGGGATGATTTTCGCTTTGGCGCCGGGCGCCAGGGCGATTTCCCGCTATTGCAGCAGGCCGGAAAAGAGTACGGCTTCGAAGTGGTCAGCACCCCGACCTTCCGCGAAGGCGATCGGCGCATCAGCAGCACCGCGATCCGCACCGCGCTGAGCGAGGACGATCTGCCGTTGGCGGAGACCTTGCTGGGCCACCGGTACAGCATTTCCGGGCGCGTGGTGCACGGCGATGAACTGGGCCGCACCATCGGCTTTCCGACCGCCAACCTGCCGCTCAAGCGCCTGGTGGCGCCGGTGAAAGGGGTGTATGCGGTGGAGGTGTACGGCCTGGGGCCGCAGCCGCTGCCGGGCGTGGCCAATATCGGTACGCGCCCGACCGTCGCCGGCGTGCGCCAGCAGCTGGAAGTGCATCTGCTGGATGTCACAATGGATCTTTATGGGCGCCATATTGAGGTGGTGCTTCGCGCAAAATTGCGCAATGAACAACGGTTTGCTTCGCTCGATGCCCTGAAGCAGCAAATCGCCAATGATGTGGTGACGGCCCGGAAGTTCTTCGGGTTAAAAACACTGGTTTAA
- the ispH gene encoding 4-hydroxy-3-methylbut-2-enyl diphosphate reductase has product MQILLANPRGFCAGVDRAISIVERALELYGAPIYVRHEVVHNRYVVDSLRERGAVFIEEIAEVPDGSILIFSAHGVSQAVRAEAKARDLTMLFDATCPLVTKVHMEVARASRRGTEAILIGHAGHPEVEGTMGQYSNPKGGMYLVESPEDVWKLQVKDENNLCFMTQTTLSVDDTSDVIDALRQRFPSIIGPRKDDICYATTNRQEAVRNLAGDADVVLVVGSKNSSNSNRLAELAQRVGKPAYLIDSAADIQEGWLSEARNIGVTAGASAPDVLVQEVISRLKALGGLDVHEISGREENIVFEVPKELRVDVRQID; this is encoded by the coding sequence ATGCAAATATTGCTGGCTAACCCGCGCGGCTTCTGCGCCGGGGTTGATCGTGCGATCAGCATCGTGGAACGCGCGCTGGAATTGTATGGCGCGCCGATCTACGTGCGGCATGAAGTGGTGCACAACCGCTACGTGGTCGACAGCCTGCGTGAGCGCGGCGCCGTGTTTATCGAAGAGATCGCCGAGGTGCCGGACGGCTCTATCCTGATCTTCTCGGCGCACGGCGTTTCTCAGGCGGTGCGCGCCGAAGCCAAGGCGCGCGATCTGACCATGCTGTTCGACGCCACTTGCCCGCTGGTGACCAAGGTGCATATGGAAGTAGCGCGCGCCAGCCGCCGCGGTACCGAAGCGATCCTGATCGGCCACGCCGGGCATCCGGAAGTGGAAGGCACCATGGGCCAGTACAGCAACCCGAAGGGCGGCATGTATCTGGTCGAATCGCCGGAAGACGTGTGGAAGCTGCAGGTGAAAGACGAAAACAACCTGTGCTTCATGACGCAGACCACGCTGTCGGTTGATGATACCTCGGACGTGATCGACGCGCTGCGTCAGCGCTTCCCGAGCATTATCGGCCCGCGCAAGGATGATATTTGTTACGCCACCACCAACCGTCAGGAAGCGGTGCGTAACCTGGCCGGCGATGCGGACGTGGTGCTGGTGGTGGGGTCGAAGAACTCCTCCAACTCCAACCGTCTGGCGGAACTGGCGCAGCGCGTCGGCAAACCGGCTTATCTGATCGATTCGGCGGCGGATATTCAGGAAGGCTGGCTGAGCGAAGCGCGCAATATCGGCGTTACCGCCGGCGCCTCTGCGCCGGACGTGCTGGTGCAGGAGGTGATCTCTCGCCTGAAAGCGCTGGGGGGCCTGGACGTGCATGAAATCAGCGGGCGTGAAGAGAACATCGTGTTTGAAGTGCCTAAAGAGCTGCGCGTGGATGTTCGGCAGATAGACTGA
- the nhaA gene encoding Na+/H+ antiporter NhaA — MTNIIRQFLRQEAAGGIILIAAAIVALIMANTPAQGIYQAFLNLPVMVKIASLEIAKPLLLWINDGLMAIFFLVVGLEVKRELMQGSLSGRDKAVFPAIAALGGMLAPALIYLLFNGADEVTRQGWAIPAATDIAFALGVMALLGNRVPTSLKVFLLALAIIDDLGVIIIIALFYTHEVSMVALGVAAAATVLLAVMNWRGVGKTSLYMMVGLVLWVAILKSGVHATLAGVIVGFMIPLNVKKGPSPSETLEHELHPWVAFMILPLFAFANAGVSLQGVSLEGLTSLLPVGIAAGLFIGKPLGIFLFSLLAVKMGIARLPEGIGFKQVFAVSVLCGIGFTMSIFIASLAFGDADAALSTYSRLGILLGSTAAAVVGYGLLRLALPRVR, encoded by the coding sequence GTGACCAACATCATTCGTCAATTTTTACGTCAGGAAGCCGCGGGCGGCATCATTCTGATCGCGGCGGCGATCGTCGCCCTGATCATGGCCAACACCCCGGCGCAGGGGATCTATCAGGCATTCCTTAACCTGCCGGTGATGGTGAAGATTGCTTCGCTGGAGATCGCCAAGCCGCTGCTGCTGTGGATCAACGACGGCCTGATGGCCATCTTCTTCCTGGTGGTGGGGCTCGAGGTCAAGCGCGAGCTGATGCAAGGCTCGCTGTCCGGGCGCGACAAAGCGGTATTTCCGGCGATCGCCGCGCTGGGCGGCATGCTGGCACCGGCGCTGATTTACCTGTTGTTCAACGGCGCGGATGAAGTCACCCGCCAGGGCTGGGCGATCCCGGCCGCGACCGATATCGCCTTCGCGCTGGGCGTAATGGCGCTGCTGGGCAACCGCGTGCCGACCAGCCTGAAAGTGTTCCTGCTGGCGTTGGCGATTATCGATGACCTGGGCGTGATTATCATCATCGCGCTGTTCTACACCCACGAAGTGTCGATGGTGGCGCTGGGCGTGGCGGCGGCGGCGACGGTGCTGCTGGCGGTGATGAACTGGCGTGGCGTGGGTAAAACTTCGCTGTATATGATGGTCGGCCTGGTGTTGTGGGTCGCGATACTCAAGTCCGGGGTGCACGCGACGCTGGCCGGGGTGATCGTCGGCTTTATGATCCCGCTGAACGTCAAGAAGGGGCCGTCGCCATCGGAAACGCTGGAGCATGAGCTGCACCCTTGGGTCGCGTTTATGATCCTGCCGCTGTTTGCATTCGCCAACGCCGGGGTTTCTTTGCAGGGCGTATCGCTGGAAGGATTGACGTCGCTGCTGCCGGTAGGGATTGCGGCCGGCTTGTTTATCGGTAAGCCGCTGGGGATTTTCCTCTTCAGCTTGCTGGCGGTGAAAATGGGCATCGCTCGCTTGCCTGAGGGGATCGGTTTCAAACAGGTGTTTGCCGTTTCGGTGCTGTGTGGTATTGGTTTCACCATGTCGATTTTCATCGCCTCGCTGGCGTTCGGCGATGCGGATGCGGCGCTCAGCACCTATTCCCGTTTGGGGATCCTGTTGGGCTCCACCGCGGCGGCGGTGGTAGGGTATGGATTGCTGCGTCTGGCGTTGCCGCGCGTGCGTTAA
- the nhaR gene encoding transcriptional activator NhaR, with protein MRMSHINFNHLYYFWQVCKAGSVVGAAEALFLTPQTITGQIKALEERLDGKLFKRQGRGLVPSELGQLVFRYADKMFMLSQEMLDIVNYRKESNLLFDVGVADALSKRLVSQVLETAVVVDNEQIHLRCFESTHEMLLEQLSQHKLDMILSDCPVDSSQQEGLFSLKLGECGISFFCRQPAPELPFPACLEQRKLLIPGRRSMLGRKLLNWFNTQGIQVEILGEFDDAALMKAFGMYHNAIFVAPTLYAQDTYNDDNVVEIGRIDSVQEEYYIIFAERMIQHPAVQRVCNKDFSALFSC; from the coding sequence GTGAGGATGTCGCATATCAACTTTAATCACCTTTACTATTTCTGGCAGGTCTGCAAGGCCGGTTCCGTGGTCGGTGCCGCCGAAGCGTTGTTTTTGACGCCGCAAACCATTACCGGCCAGATCAAAGCGCTGGAAGAGCGGTTGGACGGCAAGCTGTTCAAACGCCAGGGGCGCGGGTTGGTGCCTTCGGAGTTGGGGCAGTTGGTGTTCCGCTATGCCGACAAGATGTTTATGCTCAGCCAGGAAATGCTGGATATCGTCAACTACCGTAAAGAGTCGAACCTGCTGTTCGACGTCGGCGTGGCGGACGCGCTGTCGAAGCGTCTGGTCAGCCAGGTGTTGGAAACGGCGGTGGTGGTGGACAACGAACAGATCCACCTGCGCTGTTTTGAATCGACGCACGAGATGCTGTTGGAGCAGCTCAGCCAGCACAAGCTGGATATGATCCTGTCGGATTGCCCGGTGGACTCCAGCCAGCAGGAAGGGTTGTTCTCGCTGAAGCTGGGCGAGTGCGGCATCAGCTTCTTCTGTCGCCAGCCGGCGCCGGAGCTGCCGTTCCCGGCTTGTCTGGAGCAGCGCAAACTGCTGATCCCCGGCCGCCGCTCGATGCTGGGGCGCAAGCTGCTCAACTGGTTCAATACGCAGGGCATTCAGGTGGAGATTTTGGGCGAGTTCGACGATGCGGCGCTGATGAAGGCCTTCGGCATGTACCACAATGCGATCTTCGTGGCGCCGACGCTGTATGCGCAGGATACCTACAACGATGACAACGTGGTGGAGATTGGGCGCATTGACAGCGTGCAGGAGGAGTATTACATCATCTTTGCCGAGCGCATGATCCAGCATCCGGCGGTGCAGCGCGTATGCAACAAAGACTTCTCGGCGCTGTTTTCCTGCTAG
- the lspA gene encoding signal peptidase II yields MSKSICSTGLRWLWVVVAVLALDFGSKQWILANFTLGQSQPLIPSFNLFYARNYGAAFSFLADHGGWQRWFFAGIAIAIVAVLLVMMYRSAAQQKLNNIAYAFIIGGALGNLFDRLWHGFVVDFIDFYVGDWHYPTFNLADSFICVGAAMIVLEGFLSPANKGAKSKGE; encoded by the coding sequence ATGAGTAAATCAATTTGTTCGACCGGCCTGCGTTGGCTGTGGGTTGTGGTGGCGGTGCTGGCGCTGGATTTCGGCAGCAAGCAGTGGATCCTCGCTAACTTTACGCTGGGCCAGTCCCAGCCGTTGATCCCGTCGTTCAACCTGTTTTACGCGCGCAACTACGGCGCTGCGTTTAGCTTCCTCGCCGACCATGGCGGCTGGCAGCGCTGGTTCTTCGCCGGCATCGCCATCGCCATCGTTGCGGTGCTGCTGGTGATGATGTACCGCAGCGCGGCGCAGCAGAAGCTGAACAACATCGCCTATGCCTTTATTATCGGCGGGGCGCTGGGCAATCTGTTCGATCGCCTGTGGCACGGTTTCGTAGTCGATTTCATCGACTTCTACGTCGGTGACTGGCACTACCCGACCTTCAATCTGGCGGACAGCTTTATCTGCGTGGGCGCGGCGATGATCGTGCTGGAAGGTTTCCTGTCGCCGGCGAACAAAGGCGCAAAGAGTAAAGGTGAGTAA
- a CDS encoding LysR family transcriptional regulator — translation MSNILKRMAIFSKVVDCGAFSMAAKELGMTTSAVSQHIRQLEEHLGIQLLLRSTRSLSLTEAGLCFYEDCLLMIHAAERGQQRIAALRGELVGELRVATSTEFATHYLVPALQSFLDEHPRLTLRLEIHDEKIDLIAQRIDLAIRGGVLADSSYVSTRLARCREVLCASPAYLAHHGVPDSPQALSHHHWVTFTPLGNPQFVRLIHRNGGEHRMRMTGRLFTNSGMAMKELALTGKGIIRNFFANVERELRSGELIEILPDWRLPEINCYAIMPRREIQPLKVRRLLEHMKLYLQEKGLTAVEHIRQE, via the coding sequence ATGAGCAATATTTTAAAACGCATGGCCATTTTCTCAAAAGTGGTCGATTGCGGCGCATTCAGCATGGCGGCAAAAGAATTGGGCATGACGACCTCCGCCGTCAGCCAACATATTCGCCAGCTGGAGGAGCATCTGGGCATTCAATTACTGCTGCGATCGACGCGTTCATTGAGTCTGACCGAAGCAGGATTGTGTTTTTATGAGGATTGCCTGCTGATGATCCACGCCGCCGAACGTGGCCAACAACGGATCGCCGCATTGCGCGGCGAGCTGGTCGGCGAACTGCGCGTCGCCACCTCCACCGAATTCGCCACTCACTATCTGGTGCCGGCGCTGCAAAGCTTTCTCGACGAGCATCCTCGGCTCACGCTGCGGCTGGAGATCCACGATGAGAAGATAGACCTGATCGCGCAACGCATCGATCTGGCGATACGCGGCGGCGTGCTGGCCGACTCCAGCTACGTTTCCACGCGGCTGGCGCGCTGCCGCGAAGTGTTGTGCGCCTCGCCGGCCTACCTGGCACACCACGGCGTGCCGGATTCGCCGCAGGCGCTGAGCCATCACCACTGGGTGACCTTTACGCCGCTCGGCAACCCGCAGTTTGTCCGTCTTATCCATCGCAACGGCGGTGAACACCGCATGCGCATGACCGGGCGTTTGTTCACCAACAGCGGTATGGCGATGAAGGAGTTGGCGCTGACCGGCAAGGGTATCATTCGCAATTTCTTCGCCAACGTTGAACGTGAATTGCGCAGCGGTGAATTGATTGAAATATTACCCGATTGGCGGTTACCGGAAATTAATTGCTATGCCATTATGCCGCGCAGGGAGATCCAGCCATTAAAAGTCAGACGGTTGCTGGAACATATGAAACTCTATTTGCAGGAGAAGGGATTAACCGCCGTAGAACATATTCGGCAGGAATAA
- the rpsT gene encoding 30S ribosomal protein S20 — MANIKSAKKRAVQSEKRRKHNASRRSMVRTFIKKVDAAIAAGDKEAAQTAFLVMQPLVDRQAAKGLIHKNKAARHKSNLTARINAMQ; from the coding sequence TTGGCTAATATCAAATCAGCTAAGAAACGCGCCGTACAGTCTGAGAAACGCCGCAAGCATAACGCTAGCCGTCGCTCAATGGTGCGTACCTTCATCAAGAAGGTAGACGCAGCTATCGCAGCTGGCGACAAAGAAGCAGCACAAACTGCATTCCTGGTAATGCAGCCACTGGTGGACCGTCAGGCAGCTAAAGGCCTGATCCACAAAAACAAAGCAGCGCGTCATAAGTCAAACCTGACTGCACGCATCAACGCAATGCAATAA
- the fkpB gene encoding FKBP-type peptidyl-prolyl cis-trans isomerase: protein MTAQVISDSAVLVHFTLKLEDGSTAESTRNSGKPALFRLGDGSLSAPLEAQLLGLRAGDKCAFTLQPEAAFGAENPDLVQFFSRRDFAETGVPDVGTIMLFTAIDGSEMPGVVRAVAEDSITVDFNHPLAGHPVTFDIEVLEIDPQQEETHANIAG, encoded by the coding sequence ATGACGGCTCAGGTTATCAGTGACAGCGCGGTGCTGGTTCACTTTACGCTGAAACTGGAAGACGGTTCGACCGCCGAATCCACCCGCAACAGCGGCAAGCCGGCGCTGTTCCGCCTGGGTGACGGCAGCCTGTCGGCGCCGCTGGAAGCGCAACTGCTCGGCCTGCGCGCGGGCGACAAGTGCGCCTTTACCCTGCAGCCGGAAGCGGCGTTCGGCGCGGAGAACCCGGATTTGGTCCAGTTCTTCTCGCGCCGCGACTTCGCGGAAACCGGCGTGCCGGACGTGGGCACCATCATGCTGTTTACCGCCATCGACGGCAGTGAAATGCCCGGCGTGGTGCGCGCGGTGGCGGAGGATTCAATCACCGTTGATTTCAACCATCCGCTGGCGGGCCATCCGGTGACCTTCGATATTGAAGTGCTGGAGATCGATCCGCAGCAGGAGGAGACGCATGCAAATATTGCTGGCTAA